In a single window of the Branchiostoma floridae strain S238N-H82 chromosome 2, Bfl_VNyyK, whole genome shotgun sequence genome:
- the LOC118405776 gene encoding uncharacterized protein LOC118405776 yields MAFLRAVKMKKHAIDIKDEPDELNNWDDFEPIGEEEALDDVVSFMKERGHEFSPYTVDWARETVLFVRTQEGVDLKEKGYLQLAQRTYVQELLSIPFSQLQAVADAVSEKIADVRNIFIYITARCGSTLVVKATNALPYAMAIHAPDVYSIIAMAHHKVQRGETPGDIGTIPDVLRDDESTIAFVKNISTLYNHYFLCNDAKGGRLTIMYKLKSHAVTFAKVMAKAHPEAKTLFMYRNGMKMVESSIRLNYGGCKEDYYDWVKAMKTMDRKRREFYEENLDLMPEFYFIFGDDPKLKTAQHNAHQLYYYMTFWQGAMQEAIDLQREDPEHFFHAVINYRALADRKEEAYLEMMEKLGITLDIDDTANRKALAKVFRKDSQSGTVISSHKKEEKDNWKPHADVWLGEWERRIFDNIFKRTNLEVNDPAFVFPNTIF; encoded by the exons ATGGCCTTCCTCAGAGCagtgaaaatgaagaaacatgCCATTGATATCAAGGATGAGCCCGACGAGCTCAACAACTGGGACGACTTTGAGCCAATCGGAGAAGAGGAAGCCTTGGATGACGTCGTCAGCTTCATGAAAGAACGTGGGCACGAGTTTTCTCCCTACACGGTGGACTGGGCACGAGAGACAGTCCTCTTCGTGCGCACACAAGAAGGCGTGGACCTTAAGGAGAAAGGCTACCTCCAGCTG GCGCAACGTACGTACGTCCAAGAACTGCTGTCTATTCCGTTCTCACAGCTCCAGGCCGTGGCTGATGCTGTATCTGAGAAGATCGCCGATGTGCGAAATATCTTCATATACATTACTG CACGATGTGGATCCACCCTTGTGGTGAAGGCAACCAACGCCCTGCCATATGCGATGGCGATCCATGCCCCTGATGTTTATTCAATCATCGCTATGGCTCACCACAAGGTTCAGAGAGGGGAAACCCCTGGTGACATCGGCACGATTCCAGACGTTCTACGAGACGACGAGAGCACGATCGCCTTCGTGAAGAACATCAGCACACTTTATAACCACTACTTTCTCTGCAATGACGCGAAGGGAGGACGATTGACCATTATGTATAAGTTGAAGTCACATGCGGTCACCTTTGCCAAGGTCATGGCTAAGGCTCACCCCGAAGCCAAAACGCTCTTCATGTACCGAAATGGCATGAAAATGGTAGAATCATCCATTCGACTAAATTACGGTGGATGTAAAGAAGACTATTACGATTGGGTTAAGGCCATGAAGACCATGGACAGGAAAAGAAGAGAGTTTTACGAAGAAAACCTCGACCTGATGCCGGAGTTCTATTTCATTTTTGGGGACGACCCAAAACTGAAAACAGCCCAACATAATGCCCATCAGTTGTACTACTACATGACCTTTTGGCAAGGTGCTATGCAGGAAGCCATAGACCTCCAACGGGAGGACCCGGAGCACTTCTTCCACGCTGTCATCAACTACCGTGCACTTGCTGACCGGAAGGAGGAGGCTTATCTCGAGATGATGGAGAAGCTTGGCATCACCCTAGACATCGATGACACCGCCAACAGGAAAGCCCTGGCCAAAGTCTTCCGGAAGGATAGCCAGAGTGGTACGGTGATTTCAAGTCATAAGAAGGAAGAGAAGGACAACTGGAAGCCTCACGCTGACGTCTGGTTAGGAGAGTGGGAGCGCCGCATCTTTGACAACATCTTTAAACGTACCAACCTGGAAGTCAACGATCCTGCATTTGTCTTCCCAAATACTATCTTCTGA